From Armatimonadota bacterium:
CAATGTTGATCGCTCTTGCGTTCGTCGAACTCGTGTTCTTGCTTACCGTCTTCGTTGGCCTCGGCTCGGTTAAGTAACCCACTTCTATCGTCTTCGCTGGTCCGGATTCTAACGATTCGGACCAGCCCTAACCTTCTTCACGATTTTTACACTCGAATTTATGTCTAACGAGGCTAAGAACAAGCAATCCACGGCAAGCGCAGTTTCGCGCATGGTCGTTGGAGCTGTCGCCATGGTTGCCGGCATGTACGCGAATCATGTGGGATTCTTCAAATTCATCGAAGACCCACTGATGGCACAGGGCATTCCACTCCAACTGGGCAAGACCGTGTCCGTCATCGGCGTCATGTTGATCTTGTTCCCAGTGATCCGGTCCTTCTTTATCGACCCACTGGAAGAAGCAATCACTTCGCGCAATTCCGAACTTGAAAAGACCTTCTCGGAAGCCGAAGCACTGCGCGCTGAAATGGCTGCAATGAAGTCCGATTACGAAAAGCGAATCTCGGATACTGAAGCAGACGCCCGCGAAAAGATTCAAAGCCAAATCAAAGAAGCGCAAGACCTGCGCACATCTTTGATGGCCGACGCCGCAAAAGCCAAGGAGCAAATGATCGCTCAGGCTCAGCAAGAAATCAACCTCTCCAAGGAGAAGTTGATGACCGAACTGCGAACGGAAGTCGCCAACCTCACTCTTTCGGCAACCGAGCGAATTCTCGGCGAGAACGTGGATTCTGCAAAGAACCGCAAGCTCGTGGCTGAATTCATCGAAAAGGCAGAGGTGCCTAGCGTCTAATGGATTCCCGAGTCGCCGCACGTTACGCACAAGCACTGTTTGATGTCGCCAAGAAGGACGGCACCATTCAGAGCGTGAGCGACGACCTCAATGCCATTCGCTACGCCCTCAAGGCCGATCCGAAGTTTGCCCAATTCGTCAACGATCCATCGACCAACCGAGATAAGAAGCTCAAGCTGCTCGAATCGGTATTCAGCGACCGGATCACCGCCTTGACGATGCACTTGCTGAGGTTGCTCCTCGAAAAAAGACGCGAAGGGCTCATCTCCCTCGTGTCTGAACAGTTCGAGACCCTGCGAAGAACCTCTGGAAATATCGCTTACGCCGAAATCGTGAGCGCAGACACTCTTTCGGAAGCGGAGCAAAAGGCCATCATCAAGCGGCTCGAAACAAGCTCCGGCAAATCAATTGAAGCCACTTTTAGCGTTGATCCTCACCTGCTGGGCGGGGTCAAGGCGCAAATCGGCAATTTCGTTTTGGACGGCACCGTCCGCGGCTCTCTGAACCGGTTGAAGGACCGGATCCTCTACGACGTTTTAAAACAAAGTTAACCTGGTAAGAACACATGGCGATTCGACCCGAAGAAATCACTTCTATTCTCACCCAAGAACTTCAAAAGTTCGAAAGGTCCGTTGAAGTAGACAATGTTGGCACCGTACTCCAAGTTGGAGACGGTATTGCCCGCGTCTACGGCCTGCCCGATTGTCAAATGGGCGAGCTGCTGGAATTCCCTGAAGGAGTTTCTGGCCTGGCATTGAACCTCGAAGAAGATTCGATCGGTGCGGTGCTTATTGGCGACGAAACCAAAATCAAGGAAGGCGACAAGGTTCGCGAAACCGGAAAGATCATCCAGCTTCCAGTTGGTAAGGGTCTGCTCGGCCGCGTTATCAACGCTCTCGGTCAGCCTCTCGACGGTCTTGGACCAATCCACGCAGACGAATTCCGATTGATCGAGTCGAACTCCCCAGGCGTTGTCGAACGACAACCAGTGAAGGAGCCACTCCAATCCGGTATCAAGGCTGTTGACGCCATGATTCCTGTGGGCCGCGGACAGCGCGAGCTCGTTATCGGCGACCGCCAGACCGGAAAGACTTCGGTCTGCATCGACTTTATCATCAATCAGCGAACCACTCACCAGCCCGGCGAGTCCCCAGTGTTCTGCATCTATGTTGCGATCGGCCAGAAAATGGCTAACGTCGCACGTGTGGTAGAAACCCTGCGACAAACTGGTGCTCTGGAATACACCGTGGTTGTGGTTGCATCCGCTTCGGACTCGAACGCAATGCAATACCTCGCACCGTTCGCTGGTGCGGCAATTGGTGAATACTTCCGCGACAACAGCATGCACGCTTTGGTGGTCTACGATGACCTTTCCAAGCATGCTCAGGCATACCGCGCACTATCGCTCTTGCTCCGACGTCCTCCAGGACGAGAAGCTTATCCAGGCGACGTTTTCTACCTTCACAGCCGCTTGCTCGAACGAGCTGCAAAGCTCAGCGACGAAAAGGGTGGCGGTTCTTTGACGGCACTCCCAGTCATCGAAACCCAAGCTGGCGACGTTTCCGCATACATTCCGACCAACGTGATTTCGATTACAGACGGTCAGATTTACCTTGAGCCCGACCTGTTCTTTGCTGGCGTTCGCCCCGCAATTAACGTCGGTATCTCGGTGAGCCGTGTGGGTGGTAACGCTCAAGTCAAGGCGATGAAGCAAGTCGCCGGTAAGATCAAGCTTGAAATGGCACAGTACCGAGACGTTGCTGCATTCGCACAGTTTGCAAGCGACCTCGACAAGGCCACTCAAATGCAGCTCCAGCGAGGTCAGCGACTCACCGAGCTTCTCAAGCAAGGACTCGCAGCTCCAATGGACGTGATCGATCAAGTTATCATCATCTTCGCAGGTACTGCA
This genomic window contains:
- the atpF gene encoding F0F1 ATP synthase subunit B, which gives rise to MSNEAKNKQSTASAVSRMVVGAVAMVAGMYANHVGFFKFIEDPLMAQGIPLQLGKTVSVIGVMLILFPVIRSFFIDPLEEAITSRNSELEKTFSEAEALRAEMAAMKSDYEKRISDTEADAREKIQSQIKEAQDLRTSLMADAAKAKEQMIAQAQQEINLSKEKLMTELRTEVANLTLSATERILGENVDSAKNRKLVAEFIEKAEVPSV
- the atpH gene encoding ATP synthase F1 subunit delta codes for the protein MDSRVAARYAQALFDVAKKDGTIQSVSDDLNAIRYALKADPKFAQFVNDPSTNRDKKLKLLESVFSDRITALTMHLLRLLLEKRREGLISLVSEQFETLRRTSGNIAYAEIVSADTLSEAEQKAIIKRLETSSGKSIEATFSVDPHLLGGVKAQIGNFVLDGTVRGSLNRLKDRILYDVLKQS
- a CDS encoding F0F1 ATP synthase subunit alpha; this encodes MAIRPEEITSILTQELQKFERSVEVDNVGTVLQVGDGIARVYGLPDCQMGELLEFPEGVSGLALNLEEDSIGAVLIGDETKIKEGDKVRETGKIIQLPVGKGLLGRVINALGQPLDGLGPIHADEFRLIESNSPGVVERQPVKEPLQSGIKAVDAMIPVGRGQRELVIGDRQTGKTSVCIDFIINQRTTHQPGESPVFCIYVAIGQKMANVARVVETLRQTGALEYTVVVVASASDSNAMQYLAPFAGAAIGEYFRDNSMHALVVYDDLSKHAQAYRALSLLLRRPPGREAYPGDVFYLHSRLLERAAKLSDEKGGGSLTALPVIETQAGDVSAYIPTNVISITDGQIYLEPDLFFAGVRPAINVGISVSRVGGNAQVKAMKQVAGKIKLEMAQYRDVAAFAQFASDLDKATQMQLQRGQRLTELLKQGLAAPMDVIDQVIIIFAGTAGTLDQVENSQVSALEQAILKHVHEKYPDVVETLKSTKSMSGDIEDKLKKAYDEALSNFKG